From a region of the Streptomyces tirandamycinicus genome:
- a CDS encoding branched-chain amino acid ABC transporter permease, whose amino-acid sequence MTTQTSTTAAAGTRQLPGRTALIPLPERTARVLATGGGVLTVLSAFLAWTWTSAFPGDLTVYGYPGGLQWQVLVTGALTTLFALASYGVKGTRWLAPAGADAALRLSALAAFGTAWYTIAAISIQLGGPINLEPGGAVVGVATLTALVGAFALPFERPVLHPADPEDTGWDKFAHQLGNGWSVFRAALSAGTPAPLRPLPSYLEILIISGVLALALGVFTYGIGTEYDELFIGFLITAGFGFAALTKAGLIARATQLTGKHQNLTIAGAFIAAALFPFTQSDDQFATIGVYILIFATVALGLNIVVGLAGLLDLGYVAFLGVGAYAAALVSGAPTSPFGVHFPFWAAVLVGAGASLVFGVLIGAPTLRLRGDYLAIVTLGFGEIFRITVMNTDGTSGPDITNGSNGIASIPNLNILGFDFGAEHTIAGFTIGRFANYFFLMLLIMAVVVLVFRRSGDSRIGRAWVAIREDETAALAMGINGFRVKLIAFALGASLAGLAGTVQAHVTYTVTPEQYLFAWPVPPNSAFLLAAVVLGGMGTMAGPLVGAALLYLIPNKLQFLGDYQLLAFGLALILLMRFRPEGLIPNRRRQLEFHGNEEAPATLTKAGA is encoded by the coding sequence ATGACCACACAGACCAGCACCACGGCAGCCGCCGGCACCCGGCAGCTGCCCGGGCGCACCGCCCTCATCCCGCTGCCCGAGCGCACGGCACGCGTACTCGCCACCGGCGGCGGCGTCCTGACGGTCCTCAGCGCCTTCCTCGCCTGGACGTGGACGTCCGCCTTCCCCGGGGACCTCACGGTCTACGGCTACCCCGGCGGGCTCCAGTGGCAGGTGCTCGTCACCGGTGCCCTCACCACGCTGTTCGCCCTCGCGTCGTACGGAGTCAAGGGCACCCGCTGGCTCGCGCCGGCCGGTGCCGACGCCGCCCTCAGGCTCTCCGCCCTCGCGGCCTTCGGCACCGCCTGGTACACCATCGCCGCCATCAGCATCCAGCTCGGCGGCCCGATCAACCTCGAACCCGGCGGCGCCGTCGTCGGCGTGGCCACCCTCACCGCGCTGGTGGGCGCGTTCGCCCTGCCCTTCGAGCGGCCCGTCCTGCACCCCGCCGACCCCGAGGACACCGGCTGGGACAAGTTCGCCCACCAACTGGGCAACGGATGGAGCGTGTTCAGGGCCGCCCTCTCCGCCGGGACGCCGGCCCCCCTGCGCCCCCTGCCGTCGTACCTCGAGATCCTGATCATCAGCGGTGTCCTCGCACTCGCACTCGGCGTCTTCACCTACGGCATCGGCACCGAGTACGACGAGCTCTTCATCGGGTTCCTGATCACCGCCGGCTTCGGGTTCGCCGCCCTCACCAAGGCGGGGCTGATCGCACGCGCCACCCAGCTCACCGGCAAGCACCAGAACCTCACCATCGCCGGGGCGTTCATCGCCGCGGCACTCTTCCCCTTCACCCAGAGCGACGACCAGTTCGCCACCATCGGCGTCTACATCCTGATCTTCGCCACCGTCGCCCTCGGGCTGAACATCGTCGTCGGCCTCGCCGGTCTCCTCGACCTCGGCTACGTCGCCTTCCTCGGCGTCGGCGCCTACGCCGCCGCCCTGGTGTCCGGCGCCCCGACATCGCCGTTCGGCGTCCACTTCCCCTTCTGGGCCGCCGTACTCGTCGGGGCGGGTGCCTCCCTCGTCTTCGGCGTCCTCATCGGCGCCCCGACGCTGCGGCTGCGCGGCGACTACCTCGCCATCGTCACCCTCGGCTTCGGCGAGATCTTCCGCATCACCGTGATGAACACCGACGGCACCTCCGGACCCGACATCACCAACGGCTCCAACGGCATCGCGTCCATCCCGAACCTCAACATCCTCGGGTTCGACTTCGGCGCCGAGCACACCATCGCCGGATTCACCATCGGCCGGTTCGCCAACTACTTCTTCCTGATGCTGCTGATCATGGCAGTCGTCGTCCTCGTCTTCCGGCGCAGCGGCGACTCCCGCATCGGCCGTGCCTGGGTCGCCATCCGCGAGGACGAGACCGCGGCGCTCGCCATGGGCATCAACGGCTTCCGCGTCAAGCTGATCGCCTTCGCACTCGGCGCCTCGCTCGCCGGACTCGCCGGCACCGTCCAGGCCCACGTCACCTACACCGTGACGCCCGAGCAGTACCTCTTCGCCTGGCCCGTCCCACCGAACTCGGCGTTCCTGCTGGCCGCGGTCGTCCTCGGCGGCATGGGCACCATGGCCGGCCCGCTCGTGGGCGCCGCCCTGCTCTACCTCATCCCCAACAAGCTCCAGTTCCTCGGCGACTACCAGCTGCTCGCCTTCGGGCTCGCGCTCATCCTGCTGATGCGCTTCCGCCCCGAGGGCCTCATCCCCAACCGCCGCCGTCAGCTCGAGTTCCACGGGAACGAGGAAGCGCCCGCCACCCTCACCAAGGCAGGTGCCTGA
- a CDS encoding branched-chain amino acid ABC transporter substrate-binding protein: MRQRSLIAMTAALAAGALTLTACGSRDDKGGDSAAGGDTTVVIGVDAPLTGDLSALGLGIKNSVDLAAKQANEKKYVKGVTFKIEALDDQAQPSSGQQNATKLVADKDVLGVVGPLNSSVAESMQKVFDDAKLVQVSPANTNPALTQGPNWNTGDKNRPYKAYFRTATTDAIQGPFAAQYIVNKAKKTKAFLIDDKKTYGAGLAATFKAEFEKLGGKIVGTDHVNPEAKDFSAVATKVKNSGADVVYYGGEYPAGGPLSKQIKDAGAKVVVAGGDALYSAEYIKLAGAGSAGDIATSVGAPIEELDSAKEFLANYKNANYKEAYEAYGGYAYDSTWAIIEAIKKVVDDNDGKLPDDARAKVVEAMQSVSFDGVTGKVSFDEFGDTTNKQLTVYTVEGGKHKPVESGTFTG; encoded by the coding sequence GTGCGTCAACGTTCGCTCATAGCCATGACCGCTGCTCTTGCCGCGGGGGCACTCACCCTTACCGCCTGTGGCTCGCGCGACGACAAGGGCGGAGACTCGGCGGCCGGTGGCGACACCACCGTGGTCATCGGGGTCGACGCGCCGCTGACCGGCGACCTCTCCGCGCTCGGTCTCGGAATCAAGAACTCCGTGGACCTCGCCGCCAAGCAGGCCAACGAGAAGAAGTACGTCAAGGGCGTCACCTTCAAGATCGAGGCCCTCGACGACCAGGCCCAGCCGTCGTCGGGCCAGCAGAACGCCACCAAGCTCGTCGCGGACAAGGACGTCCTCGGCGTGGTCGGCCCGCTCAACTCCTCCGTCGCGGAGTCGATGCAGAAGGTCTTCGACGACGCCAAGCTCGTCCAGGTCTCCCCGGCCAACACCAACCCGGCGCTGACCCAGGGCCCGAACTGGAACACCGGGGACAAGAACCGCCCCTACAAGGCGTACTTCCGCACCGCCACCACGGACGCCATCCAGGGCCCGTTCGCGGCGCAGTACATCGTCAACAAGGCCAAGAAGACCAAGGCCTTCCTCATCGACGACAAGAAGACCTACGGAGCGGGCCTCGCCGCGACCTTCAAGGCCGAGTTCGAGAAGCTCGGCGGCAAGATCGTCGGCACCGACCACGTCAACCCGGAGGCGAAGGACTTCAGCGCCGTCGCGACCAAGGTCAAGAACTCCGGCGCGGACGTCGTCTACTACGGCGGCGAGTACCCGGCCGGCGGCCCGCTGAGCAAGCAGATCAAGGACGCGGGCGCCAAGGTCGTCGTCGCGGGCGGCGACGCCCTCTACAGCGCCGAGTACATCAAGCTCGCGGGCGCCGGCTCCGCCGGCGACATCGCCACCTCGGTCGGCGCGCCCATCGAGGAGCTCGACTCCGCCAAGGAGTTCCTGGCCAACTACAAGAACGCCAACTACAAGGAGGCGTACGAGGCCTACGGCGGCTACGCCTACGACTCCACCTGGGCGATCATCGAGGCGATCAAGAAGGTCGTCGACGACAACGACGGCAAGCTCCCGGACGACGCCCGCGCCAAGGTCGTCGAGGCCATGCAGAGCGTCTCCTTCGACGGTGTGACCGGCAAGGTCTCGTTCGACGAGTTCGGCGACACCACCAACAAGCAGCTCACCGTCTACACGGTCGAGGGCGGCAAGCACAAGCCCGTCGAGTCCGGAACCTTCACCGGCTGA
- a CDS encoding Xaa-Pro dipeptidyl-peptidase: MARPTRTGKAHTARARTAYGWGTALLAVSLLAALPAPAARAAGEPALSIVGNRTQPVFSRADAVHQQVDVETEVDSDGDGRRDTVRMRILRPKETDAGLKVATIVEASPYWAGGNDVRYHDVDVDVDGLPAGRRPAGGERVPGLVTPYEEQELEQEQGNSGLTAASAPWPGYTDNYFLPRGYAVAQVDSLGTGGSTGCPTSGGRNETLGAKAAVDWLNGRARGWDPQGRPVGAAWSTGDTAMMGISYNGTLPTAVATTGVEGLKAIVPISGISSWYDYYRAGGGVVAPGGYQGEDADILAEYVHTRADREVCRPVIDRLTREQDRVTGDFTPFWQERDYLRDAGRIKAGVFLVHGGNDWNVRTGHFGQLWEALKKHDVPRKLWLHQAGHVNPMPLRMEEWLDRLHLWFDHWLYGLDNGALAEPAVEVEQSDFSWRRQSDWPARGTRDVRLWLNEGGLAPLPGKPVRQTATDRGRTVPAEQLVADPGTPRPDRLAYTTGPLPADLRVNGVPELSVRASLDGSSPYVTALLVDYGTDTRATAGTVTDTSRQVCYGEGVPGDTGCAYRTRHRTETADFKIVSRGWLDIRNRHSIERQSRVVEGREYRLEWAMQPQDYVFKKGHRLGVVLISTDHAHTLRHPAGTELAVRAGVSSVTLPVAG; this comes from the coding sequence ATGGCGAGACCCACCCGAACAGGCAAGGCCCACACGGCGCGTGCCCGGACGGCGTACGGATGGGGCACGGCCCTGCTGGCCGTGTCGCTGCTGGCGGCGCTGCCCGCACCGGCGGCCCGGGCTGCCGGCGAACCGGCGCTGAGCATCGTGGGCAACCGCACCCAGCCCGTCTTCTCCCGCGCCGACGCGGTCCACCAGCAGGTCGACGTCGAGACCGAGGTGGACAGCGACGGCGACGGCCGCCGCGACACGGTGCGGATGAGGATTCTGCGCCCCAAGGAGACCGACGCGGGGCTGAAGGTCGCCACCATCGTCGAGGCCAGCCCCTACTGGGCGGGCGGCAACGACGTCCGGTACCACGACGTCGACGTGGACGTGGACGGCCTGCCCGCGGGACGCCGGCCAGCGGGCGGCGAGCGGGTCCCCGGGCTGGTGACGCCGTACGAGGAGCAGGAGCTGGAGCAGGAGCAGGGGAACTCCGGGCTGACCGCGGCGTCGGCGCCCTGGCCCGGCTACACGGACAACTACTTCCTCCCGCGCGGCTACGCGGTCGCCCAGGTCGACAGCCTCGGCACCGGCGGTTCGACGGGCTGCCCGACCTCCGGCGGCCGCAACGAGACCCTCGGCGCGAAGGCGGCGGTCGACTGGCTCAACGGCCGTGCCCGCGGCTGGGATCCGCAGGGCAGGCCGGTGGGCGCGGCCTGGTCGACGGGCGACACGGCGATGATGGGCATCTCGTACAACGGCACCCTGCCCACGGCCGTCGCCACGACGGGCGTCGAGGGGCTCAAGGCCATCGTGCCGATCTCCGGGATCTCGTCCTGGTACGACTACTACCGCGCGGGCGGCGGTGTCGTGGCGCCCGGCGGCTACCAGGGCGAGGACGCCGACATCCTGGCCGAGTACGTGCACACCCGCGCCGACCGGGAGGTCTGCCGGCCCGTCATCGACCGGCTCACCCGCGAACAGGACCGGGTGACGGGCGACTTCACCCCCTTCTGGCAGGAGCGGGACTACCTCCGCGACGCCGGCCGGATCAAGGCGGGCGTGTTCCTCGTCCACGGCGGCAACGACTGGAACGTGCGCACGGGGCACTTCGGGCAGCTGTGGGAGGCGCTGAAGAAGCACGACGTCCCCCGGAAGCTGTGGCTCCATCAGGCGGGCCACGTCAACCCGATGCCGCTGCGCATGGAGGAGTGGCTCGACCGGCTGCACCTGTGGTTCGACCACTGGCTGTACGGGCTGGACAACGGCGCCCTCGCCGAACCGGCCGTCGAGGTCGAGCAGTCGGACTTCAGCTGGCGCCGGCAGTCCGACTGGCCCGCCCGCGGCACCCGTGACGTCCGGCTGTGGCTGAACGAGGGCGGGCTCGCCCCGCTGCCCGGGAAGCCCGTGCGGCAGACGGCGACCGACCGGGGCCGCACCGTCCCCGCCGAGCAGCTCGTCGCCGACCCGGGCACCCCCCGTCCCGACCGGCTGGCGTACACCACCGGCCCGCTGCCGGCCGATCTCCGCGTCAACGGCGTGCCGGAGCTGTCGGTACGGGCCTCGCTCGACGGTTCGTCGCCGTACGTGACCGCGCTGCTGGTCGACTACGGGACCGACACCCGGGCGACGGCCGGCACGGTCACCGACACCAGCCGGCAGGTCTGCTACGGCGAGGGCGTCCCCGGGGACACCGGATGCGCCTACCGGACCCGGCACCGCACCGAGACGGCCGACTTCAAGATCGTCTCGCGTGGCTGGCTGGACATCCGCAACCGGCACTCGATCGAGCGGCAGAGCAGGGTCGTCGAGGGCCGCGAGTACCGGCTGGAGTGGGCGATGCAGCCCCAGGACTACGTCTTCAAGAAGGGCCACCGGCTGGGCGTGGTGCTGATCTCCACCGACCACGCCCACACCCTGCGCCACCCGGCCGGGACGGAGCTCGCCGTCCGGGCCGGGGTCAGCAGCGTCACCCTGCCGGTCGCCGGGTAG
- a CDS encoding ABC transporter ATP-binding protein — MTTDTITKATASAPAGETVLDARGVTMRFGGLTAVRSVDLTVRSGEIVGLIGPNGAGKTTFFNCLTGLYIPTEGEVRYKGTVLPPKSFKVTAAGIARTFQNIRLFSNMTVLENVLVGRHTRTKEGLWSALLRGPGFHKAEAASRKRAMELLEFVGLAGKADHLARNLPYGEQRKLEIARALASEPGLLLLDEPTAGMNPQETRATEELVFAIRDMGIAVLVIEHDMRFIMNLCDRVAVLVQGEKLVEGDSQTVQSDERVIAAYLGEPFEGAPGAEEAEEVARAEAAAEATAAETEAETGAQARTETEATGAGATADGTTAAVADSDADTDADSDSDSDSDSDGGSGADAPAAPHADAPEATADADTGTGTGTGTGTAQASGTRKEND; from the coding sequence ATGACCACCGACACGATCACGAAGGCGACCGCGTCCGCCCCCGCGGGTGAGACGGTCCTCGACGCCCGCGGCGTCACCATGCGCTTCGGCGGCCTCACGGCAGTGCGCTCCGTCGACCTCACGGTCAGAAGCGGTGAGATCGTCGGTCTCATCGGCCCCAACGGAGCCGGCAAGACCACCTTCTTCAACTGCCTCACCGGTCTCTACATCCCCACCGAGGGCGAGGTCCGGTACAAGGGCACGGTCCTGCCGCCGAAGTCCTTCAAGGTCACCGCAGCCGGCATCGCCCGTACCTTCCAGAACATCCGCCTCTTCAGCAACATGACGGTGCTGGAGAACGTCCTGGTCGGCCGGCACACCCGGACCAAGGAGGGACTCTGGTCGGCCCTGCTGCGCGGCCCCGGCTTCCACAAGGCCGAAGCCGCCTCCCGCAAGAGGGCCATGGAACTTCTCGAGTTCGTCGGCCTGGCGGGCAAGGCCGATCACCTCGCCCGCAACCTGCCCTACGGTGAGCAGCGCAAGCTGGAGATCGCCCGGGCACTCGCGAGCGAGCCCGGACTGCTCCTCCTCGACGAGCCCACCGCCGGCATGAACCCGCAGGAGACCCGGGCCACCGAGGAACTGGTCTTCGCCATCCGCGACATGGGCATCGCCGTCCTCGTCATCGAGCACGACATGCGCTTCATCATGAACCTCTGCGACCGGGTCGCCGTACTCGTCCAGGGCGAGAAGCTCGTCGAGGGCGACAGCCAGACCGTGCAGAGCGACGAACGCGTCATCGCCGCCTACCTGGGCGAACCCTTCGAGGGCGCGCCCGGCGCTGAGGAGGCCGAAGAGGTCGCCCGGGCCGAGGCCGCCGCCGAAGCCACCGCTGCGGAGACGGAGGCCGAGACGGGGGCGCAGGCCCGGACGGAGACGGAAGCCACCGGGGCCGGGGCAACTGCGGACGGAACCACGGCCGCAGTGGCGGACTCGGACGCGGACACGGACGCGGACTCGGACTCGGACTCGGACTCGGACTCGGACGGCGGCAGCGGAGCCGACGCACCGGCCGCGCCCCACGCCGACGCGCCGGAAGCGACCGCCGACGCTGACACCGGCACTGGCACCGGCACCGGCACCGGCACCGCCCAGGCCTCCGGTACCCGCAAGGAGAACGACTGA
- a CDS encoding branched-chain amino acid ABC transporter permease translates to MNELPQQLVNGLLLGSMYGLVAIGYTMVYGIVQLINFAHGEIFMTGGFGALTVWLILPGGTTMWVALPLMIIGAVLVATTVAIGAERFAYRPLRGGPRLAPLITAIGLSLALQQAVWAWYPEAKSARTFPQLSGGPFHIGNVTIQTGDVFLLIAAPVCMAVLAYFVNRTRTGRGMQATAQDPDTAKLMGVNTDRIIVIAFALGAVFAAVGAVAYGLKYGIVDYKMGFLLGLKAFTAAVLGGIGNIYGAMIGGLVLGIAETMATAYINHIPGMQQLGGQSWADVWAFVLLILVLLFRPQGLLGERVADRA, encoded by the coding sequence GTGAACGAACTGCCGCAGCAGCTGGTCAACGGCCTGCTCCTAGGATCCATGTACGGGCTGGTCGCCATTGGCTACACGATGGTCTACGGCATCGTCCAGCTCATCAACTTCGCCCACGGCGAGATCTTCATGACCGGGGGCTTCGGCGCCCTCACCGTCTGGCTGATCCTGCCCGGCGGCACCACCATGTGGGTGGCCCTGCCACTCATGATCATCGGCGCCGTCCTCGTCGCCACCACCGTCGCCATCGGCGCGGAACGCTTCGCCTACCGGCCCCTGCGCGGCGGCCCACGGCTGGCCCCCCTGATCACCGCGATCGGGCTCTCCCTCGCCCTCCAGCAAGCGGTCTGGGCCTGGTACCCGGAAGCCAAGTCCGCGCGTACCTTCCCCCAGCTGTCCGGCGGCCCCTTCCACATCGGCAACGTCACCATCCAGACCGGCGACGTCTTCCTGCTGATCGCCGCCCCCGTCTGCATGGCCGTCCTGGCCTACTTCGTGAACCGCACCCGCACCGGGCGCGGCATGCAGGCCACCGCCCAGGACCCCGACACCGCCAAGCTCATGGGCGTCAACACGGACCGCATCATCGTGATCGCCTTCGCCCTGGGCGCCGTGTTCGCCGCGGTCGGAGCAGTCGCCTACGGCCTCAAGTACGGCATCGTCGACTACAAGATGGGCTTCCTCCTCGGACTCAAGGCCTTCACCGCCGCCGTCCTCGGCGGTATCGGCAACATCTACGGCGCCATGATCGGCGGCCTCGTCCTCGGCATCGCCGAGACCATGGCCACCGCCTACATCAACCACATCCCCGGCATGCAGCAGCTCGGCGGCCAGTCCTGGGCCGACGTCTGGGCCTTCGTACTCCTCATCCTCGTGCTCCTCTTCCGGCCCCAGGGTCTTCTGGGCGAGCGCGTCGCGGACAGGGCGTGA